tattgtaaGTATAAAGGGTATGTTCTCATTGTGTTCCCTGCCTTCACAGAGAGCCCCATTCCCCCTGTAGCGCGCATTATGTCTTTCATTCTCCTGGTTGCAGGGGGAGGGGAGTGAAAGTGCAGAGAAGAGGGGATTTAACATTCACCAGGAGACAGCCAAACAGCATGCAAGATGGAGAAAAACGAGTAAGTAGCTCATTTAAGATCTCAAATTAAACACTCGCCTAATGGAGTCACAAAACAGCGGTTTGTTTGCGCGCTGCCAGGAGCGCATAATCCAGGtggaggtttttttttcaatacttaACCGCAGCAGATCtgttttttgtgcaaaaaaatctACACAAATAAAGCTTTCCGCAGTGGAGCTTTCTCTATTCATTCGAGTAAAAGGCTAACTAGCGTTAGCAGGCTAGCTCGCCGGATCCTTTGGTCTGCACAATAGAGAATCGCTGGATAGCCACtcttaataaaataacatttaagatGAGATTTTAAAACGAGCTAATTTACCGCTTGGTCTGTGCAATTTTGTGTTTTTAGTAGATTACCTAGCTTAGCAAAGCTAGCTGCAGCTAAATAGCAGGCATGTCATTTTTAAAAGCACCCTGTGGTacgcggctaatgttagctagcgttagctaactcaGCTCTGTGAAACCACTGATTTTCTTAAGGTTTTATTTAGCTAGGCTTGCTATGTAACTAGCTAACCAACTAACTAGAGCGCTAAATAttcagtttagtttatttttagaCTAAACCGCTGCTTTTCCGCCCCCTTTCTCAAGCAGTAGGTTAGTGTATTTATGCAGGAGAAGACTggtaacattaacatttaaatatgatAAACTTTCCGTTGACGCCGATTTACCTGTTCTTATTTGATTCATACCTAATTTCACCCTCCCAGATATAACTATGATGTTATAGTACTAGGAGCGCCGATGCACCAGctcgtgtgtaagtgtgtgagcgTCGGTGCTGAAGGGGTGTTTAATACGGTTTATCTGCACAGGTTTCCCGTgtcactgtatgtgtgtttatttttttccgaGCGGATGGATCTTTCAGCGGCCTCAGCGCCGGGCAGCGTGATACGGCTCCGGTCACGGCGGAGCGATTTGCGATTAGCGACAAAAGAAACGTGTCCACAGAGCGGCGATGAGCTCTCCGATTCAGTGCTGCTATCCGATTAATTTGAACTGCCCGTTTTAACCAGCCGATTTAGCCGGTCATTTGGTATCGGAGACTTTAGCTACAAAAGCCTTTTTTCTATAAACGTTGTTCTATTAATAAAAGAGATTGGGCTAAAAGTGTTgaaaaaatatcagcattagtAAAAAGTGAAAAGACCAACATTTGTACAATCTGGTAATATTTACagatatttagttattttatttttcacattaCACTTTCCTGTATGATTTCATTGAATTAAATGTACTCTTTTCTCACACAttatataaagagtttatttcaggtaacttGAATGTCTATTGCTCCATTCATCAGGAAAGTTtgacagtgtaaaggacagtttgtgtgttcaaaatggagatacttgttttctaTTAGACAGTAATGATTATGCTTGTCACGATAATGACATTAGTGACTTTTCCCTAcagtaaatggacatgacctcaataatatctTATTGTGTTTACTtatatttgttcatttataacatttaacCTGTATTTTAACCAGTCATGCAATGATTaccaatgctttaataactgcGACTCCATACAGatagtgtggactgcagtaggggaataaaaaaaaaatatataatttgaaaTAAATTTGTGTTGTCTGTAAATAGGTGGAATTGCTTTTTTATGATATTCTGTTATTGTGTCAGTGGCATTTGATtctcttaaaatgacagtaattatTTCATCGCAACAATTTGGATATACGATATACCACCCACaaataatagttaaaaaataGCATGTGTGTCTTATTTAAAGTTTAATACTTTAAACAAAACAGATTCAGTCGAGTGCTGGGAATCGATTCTACCAATTCATTCAAATGAACCGACTCAAAAGAGTGATTCGTTCACGGCTCCGGCATCGCTACCACAAAGAGCTCACGTTAAAAGCAGGAGGGGGACAGAGACCGaggttaaaatataatattttgcaaAGTTAAAGACTTGAGACCGTCGCCAGCGCGGTGGATAGAAGCGTGGATGTCATGGACAGGAAAAGGTGGGAGTGCTCGGCTCTCCCAAAGGGCTGGAAAAGGGAAGAAGTGGCCAGAAAGTCGGGTTTGTCCGCGGAGAAAAGCGATGTCTATTATTTTAGGTACTGAGCGAGCGGAGATGGTGTGCTGAGATGGCCTTACGCCATTCTGCTACAGACTCCGGTCTGGGGGGAGTGTTTCTGATATAACACTTTTATTGTGTGTTGATTGTGAATTCTCCTGCAGATCTGCATCATCTACACATTTTAAAACTCAGGCAGTGAGCCGAGGTCCTGCGACAGTATTATTTTCAGTCAGTCGTCTGAAACCGAGCATGTGGGTTTATTTACTATCCTGCTACGGGCACGATTCGGCCATGACCAGAAATAGACGagcctgtttctgttttctttctttagcagaggtgaggaagaggaggaagagcagagGCGAGAGAGAGGGGAGGCGGGTCGGTTGTTTAGTTTGTGGTAGGCTGGTCATTTTATATGTCTAACTTCATTGTTTGCACGTCTTGCAAGCTTGAAATCAGTGGCAAGCAAACAACACCACGGCCAGACTGCATGACCTCTTCATGTGTTCAGTCACACCAAGTGTTCTGTGAAACCATGCTGTAAATTACATCATACCAGAGTCTAATGCACAGGACCTGCCTGATTGGCTACACAGGAATCTGCATGTAGCTCACAGAATAGACATGACTTTGTTTAAGATGGTGGGGGTGAGGGGCAGATTTGCCACCATGACTGTTTATTCTGTGGCGCAGTGAAGCTCAGCCACAACTgctcacagatacacacagataaacCAACTGTCCTAACAGCTGTCCTGAGCTGTGCATGTCTCATATAAcctacacatataaatatataaagaaaacacagttccagaATCTAGCTAGTTGTTCCTAACAGACATTATATTGTGgtattgtttaatattttagaaacAGCTCAACTTTTTATTAGCTAGGTAAAGTGTGTGGCAGATAATTAGATAGTTGGATCAAGTATTATTTGTTGAAAAGTCAAAATCCTCTGCCCATAGAATTAGACAGTATTACTGAAGAAAACAATTTAGTAAAAACAGCTTTATAATAATTCAGTAACTTCAAAAGTGAGTAAATATATTGGCTAGTTTTATctgtttcaataaataaataagcaataattaaaacacatttatatgagAATTTTAATTTCCGTTCATGTGGCTTCTGAGAATAATACTGTTAAACTATCAAACACTTGTATATTGTAGATACTATTACAAATAAGTGAGAAAATAACATGCATTATTTCATTTCATAATATTTAGTGATGCACCAAAATCTTTCTGTGGTATCAATATTTGAGTCTGAAATGTATCAAGCGTATTGTAAATAATTATTGTAAATACATATTGGTAAAACTGACACATAATGCAGCATTATCTTTTTTAATATAAGATTTCCCTATTAAGAACATTTCATACATAGCACTTACGCAGTCTCTtattttaattgcaattaatatttaaacagtgtcacaaaaaaaaacaaatcttgaTATTGATATCATCTTCAGAAACTGGTATTGGTGCATCACTGATGATCATTACTGACATTGTTGACACTGTCCATGCTGTCAGGTGGATGTGTGTAACTGACAGTTTGTTCTCTCACTGCTTGCCCAGTTTGGCTTGTCTAACCATGCCATGATCAGTGCATGTCATGGTTTGCTTTTTTCCATTGTTGTTATTCTGATAAAATGCTACCCCAAGCATCTCTTCTATGATGTGTCTTTGTGCCAAAATGTTTTCTTGTAAGCTTTATCCTATTTTTACTCTCCCAGTCCAACTGGAAAGAAGTTCCGGAGCAAGCCTCAATTGGCACGTTACCTTGGCAACTCCATGGATCTCAGCTCCTTTGATTTCCGCACGGGCAAGATGCTCATGAGCAAGCTGAACAAAAGCAGACAGAGACTTCGCTATGACAATAACAGTCAGACAAAGGTAGGTGGATGGACTGCTGAACTTAGGAAGTGTTGCAAAAACTTTGGCATTAACATGTTCTACACAGACCCATTTTTTTACTATACTGAACTAATTTGTACAGCAAGGAGCATATTACAGATCACTAACAGCTAAATACTAGCATgagataaaattataatttataatttttattataataactgtTGCTAAATCTAATTTTTGTACTTGTTTTACAGCAGACAACATTTTTGACCAATAAACCAAGTTGTTTATCTTTTAATTCCATGCACTTCTCCAttgttcattgtgtgtgtgtgtgtgtgtgtgtgtgtgtgtacaacaGGGCAAACCAGACCTAAACACATCTCTCCCAGTTCGACAAACAGCCTCCATCTTCAAGCAGCCAGTCACAAAAGTTACCAACCACCCCAGCAACAAAGTCAAAACAGACCCACAGAAGGCTGTTGACCAGCCAAGACAGGTACAGCCATCTAAATAACGTATTACATTTTAGAACACtgaataatcaaataattataaGATTTTGTTTTCGTGATTTCACCTATTCTAAACTTCTTATTCTAAACTCCAGCTGTTTTGGGAGAAGAAGCTGAGTGGCCTAAATGCTTTTGACATTGCTGAGGAGTTAGTGAAAACCATGGACCTCCCCAAAGGTTTACAAGGTATAGCAACCTCAATGCATCTTTTAAAATTATCATGCTAAATTTTATCATCTATTATTTGATTATGAATAGAACTTTATGCTGAAACCAGAATAAGCAAAGTAAAATGTCTCTCTCTGTGCAGGAGTTGGTCCTGGGTGCACAGATAAGACCCTGTTGTCTGCGATCGCCAGCGCTCTGCACACCAGTGCTGCTCCCATCACTGGACAGCTCTCTGCAGCTGTGGAGAAAAACCCTGGCGTGTGGCTAAACACAGCCCAACCCCTGTGCAAGGCTTTCATCGTCACAGACGAGGACATCAGGTACAGTCCGTGCTGTCCAGAAGTGCTTCAAGATGGGATGAGCATGGGTGTTCAAAAACACAGATATCAGAATTGACTTTAGTACATATTTTTGAAAAAACAGTGGATGTTGCGAACTGGTAGACACGTGGATTTGCAACCCAGCAACTAAATTTCTGTCTGAGACACATTTGTCTATAAGCATAAATGCTTGTGATTTTAGTAATGGAATGGAATTTTTTATGAGATATTAATTACATGATGTGACCTAGGTGTAACTAGGGTTCCTAGTATAATGTAAAGAGCATCTGCCTGATATAAAATGCATCACATATTGGAAATCTTTATATTTGAACAGGAAACCTGTCTTTTGGTAtacaaataaatgcacatattttATTAAACCTTGAAATGCATGTTTAGGGACATGTTGCTAATATCTCATGTTAACCAGTATGTGGGCGTATTAAAAACGGGCCATACAGTTTTTAAGGGGTAAATGTTGCTTAATTTGAGAAGCGATGAGCAACTAGATTCAAATAGATTAAATTACAAAATACAGCTCAGTGATAtatttcactctaacaaattgaTAAAGCATTTTACTAGCCATATTTGAGATGTACTTTCTTTTTAGGTACCGTTTTCTAACCTGGGCCTCCTTGGCAATAAACTAGTGTTATATTAGTGTTATGTAACACTGATATAACATTTCTCCCGCAATGTTTACTATTAAATTCCAGTGCAAAAAGTACATATGTGAAAGTGGCTGTATATTATATGCTGCCAGTATTATGTTTGGAGTAATAAAATCCACTCATTTTACTGTTATATTCTGCTGGCCTGTTTCAGAAAGCAGGAAGAGCTGGTGTACAACGTGAGGAAGCGGCTGGAGGAAGCTCTGATGGCTGACATGCTGGCTCATGTAGAGGAGGCATCAAGTGGTGGAGAGGCACTTAAAGAAGAGGGGAACTGTCATG
The DNA window shown above is from Astyanax mexicanus isolate ESR-SI-001 chromosome 16, AstMex3_surface, whole genome shotgun sequence and carries:
- the mbd3b gene encoding methyl-CpG-binding domain protein 3b isoform X7 → MDRKSPTGKKFRSKPQLARYLGNSMDLSSFDFRTGKMLMSKLNKSRQRLRYDNNSQTKGKPDLNTSLPVRQTASIFKQPVTKVTNHPSNKVKTDPQKAVDQPRQLFWEKKLSGLNAFDIAEELVKTMDLPKGLQGVGPGCTDKTLLSAIASALHTSAAPITGQLSAAVEKNPGVWLNTAQPLCKAFIVTDEDIRKQEELVYNVRKRLEEALMADMLAHVEEASSGGEALKEEGNCHDDKDDV
- the mbd3b gene encoding methyl-CpG-binding domain protein 3b isoform X5, whose amino-acid sequence is MDRKRGEEEEEEQRRERGEAGRLFSLCPTGKKFRSKPQLARYLGNSMDLSSFDFRTGKMLMSKLNKSRQRLRYDNNSQTKGKPDLNTSLPVRQTASIFKQPVTKVTNHPSNKVKTDPQKAVDQPRQLFWEKKLSGLNAFDIAEELVKTMDLPKGLQGVGPGCTDKTLLSAIASALHTSAAPITGQLSAAVEKNPGVWLNTAQPLCKAFIVTDEDIRKQEELVYNVRKRLEEALMADMLAHVEEASSGGEALKEEGNCHDDKDDV
- the mbd3b gene encoding methyl-CpG-binding domain protein 3b isoform X3, translating into MEKNDRGEEEEEEQRRERGEAGRLFSLCPTGKKFRSKPQLARYLGNSMDLSSFDFRTGKMLMSKLNKSRQRLRYDNNSQTKGKPDLNTSLPVRQTASIFKQPVTKVTNHPSNKVKTDPQKAVDQPRQLFWEKKLSGLNAFDIAEELVKTMDLPKGLQGVGPGCTDKTLLSAIASALHTSAAPITGQLSAAVEKNPGVWLNTAQPLCKAFIVTDEDIRKQEELVYNVRKRLEEALMADMLAHVEEASSGGEALKEEGNCHDDKDDV
- the mbd3b gene encoding methyl-CpG-binding domain protein 3b isoform X6 translates to MEKNDPTGKKFRSKPQLARYLGNSMDLSSFDFRTGKMLMSKLNKSRQRLRYDNNSQTKGKPDLNTSLPVRQTASIFKQPVTKVTNHPSNKVKTDPQKAVDQPRQLFWEKKLSGLNAFDIAEELVKTMDLPKGLQGVGPGCTDKTLLSAIASALHTSAAPITGQLSAAVEKNPGVWLNTAQPLCKAFIVTDEDIRKQEELVYNVRKRLEEALMADMLAHVEEASSGGEALKEEGNCHDDKDDV
- the mbd3b gene encoding methyl-CpG-binding domain protein 3b isoform X1, translated to MDRKRWECSALPKGWKREEVARKSGLSAEKSDVYYFSRGEEEEEEQRRERGEAGRLFSLCPTGKKFRSKPQLARYLGNSMDLSSFDFRTGKMLMSKLNKSRQRLRYDNNSQTKGKPDLNTSLPVRQTASIFKQPVTKVTNHPSNKVKTDPQKAVDQPRQLFWEKKLSGLNAFDIAEELVKTMDLPKGLQGVGPGCTDKTLLSAIASALHTSAAPITGQLSAAVEKNPGVWLNTAQPLCKAFIVTDEDIRKQEELVYNVRKRLEEALMADMLAHVEEASSGGEALKEEGNCHDDKDDV
- the mbd3b gene encoding methyl-CpG-binding domain protein 3b isoform X2; translated protein: MDRKRWECSALPKGWKREEVARKSGLSAEKSDVYYFSPTGKKFRSKPQLARYLGNSMDLSSFDFRTGKMLMSKLNKSRQRLRYDNNSQTKGKPDLNTSLPVRQTASIFKQPVTKVTNHPSNKVKTDPQKAVDQPRQLFWEKKLSGLNAFDIAEELVKTMDLPKGLQGVGPGCTDKTLLSAIASALHTSAAPITGQLSAAVEKNPGVWLNTAQPLCKAFIVTDEDIRKQEELVYNVRKRLEEALMADMLAHVEEASSGGEALKEEGNCHDDKDDV
- the mbd3b gene encoding methyl-CpG-binding domain protein 3b isoform X4, producing the protein MDRKSRGEEEEEEQRRERGEAGRLFSLCPTGKKFRSKPQLARYLGNSMDLSSFDFRTGKMLMSKLNKSRQRLRYDNNSQTKGKPDLNTSLPVRQTASIFKQPVTKVTNHPSNKVKTDPQKAVDQPRQLFWEKKLSGLNAFDIAEELVKTMDLPKGLQGVGPGCTDKTLLSAIASALHTSAAPITGQLSAAVEKNPGVWLNTAQPLCKAFIVTDEDIRKQEELVYNVRKRLEEALMADMLAHVEEASSGGEALKEEGNCHDDKDDV